Proteins from a genomic interval of Daphnia pulex isolate KAP4 chromosome 4, ASM2113471v1:
- the LOC124192958 gene encoding transcription and mRNA export factor ENY2-like → MSNDDREYAIINQRLVEKGDKERLRAVLREQLIKSGWRDALKLECRKVVQEQGLDNISVDEIIKQVTPHARATIPSDVKQDLLNRIKEIVQNESDSF, encoded by the exons ATGTCTAATGA CGACAGAGAGTACGCCATCATCAACCAAAGATTGGTGGAAAAAGGAGACAAAGAAAG ATTAAGAGCCGTGCTGCGTGAGCAGTTGATCAAATCGGGTTGGCGAGATGCTCTGAAGCTGGAATGCCGCAAAGTCGTCCAGGAACAAGGTCTGGACAACATCAGCGTGGACGAGATTATCAAACAGGTGACGCCACACGCACGGG CCACGATTCCTAGCGACGTCAAACAAGATTTGCTGAACCGCATCAAAGAAATTGTCCAGAACGAGTCTGATTCATTCTGA